The Mustela erminea isolate mMusErm1 chromosome 6, mMusErm1.Pri, whole genome shotgun sequence genome includes a region encoding these proteins:
- the FRS2 gene encoding fibroblast growth factor receptor substrate 2 produces the protein MGSCCSCPDKDTVPDNHRNKFKVINVDDDGNELGSGIMELTDTELILYTRKRDSVKWHYLCLRRYGYDSNLFSFESGRRCQTGQGIFAFKCARAEELFNMLQEIMQNNSINVVEEPVVERNNHQTELEVPRTPRTPTTPGFAAQNLPNGYPRYPSFGDASSHPSSRHPSVGSARLPSVGEESTHPLLVAEEQVHTYVNTTGVQEERKNRTSVHVPLEARISNAESNTPKEEPSRVEDRDPQILLEPEGVKFVLGPTPVQKQLMEKEKLEQLGRDQVSGSGANSTEWDTGYDSDERREAPSVNKLVYENINGLSIPSASGVRRGRLTSSSTSDTQNINNSAQRRTALLNYENLPSLPPVWEARKLSRDEDDNLGPKTPSLNGYHNNLDPMHNYVNTENVTVPASAHKIEYSRRRDCTPTVFNFDIRRPSLEHRQLNYIQVDLEGGSDSDNPQTPKTPTTPLPQTPTRRTELYAVIDIERTAAMSNLQKALPRDDGTSRKTRHNSTDLPM, from the exons ATGGGTAGCTGTTGTAGCTGTCCAGATAAAGACACTGTCCCAGATAACCATCGGAACAAGTTTAAG gtcaTTAATGTGGATGATGATGGGAATGAGTTAGGTTCTGGTATAATGGAACTGACAGACACAGAACTGATTTTATACACTCGGAAACGTGACTCGGTAAAATGGCACTACCTCTGCCTGCGGCGCTATGGCTATGAttcaaatctcttttctttcGAAAGTGGCCGAAGGTGTCAGACTGGACAAG GTATCTTTGCCTTTAAGTGTGCCCGTGCAGAAGAATTATTTAACATGTTGCAAGAAATTATGCAAAATAATAGTATAAATGTGGTGGAAGAGCCAGTTGTCGAAAGGAATAATCATCAGACAGAATTGGAAGTCCCCAGAACACCTCGAACACCTACAA CTCCAGGGTTTGCTGCTCAGAATTTACCGAATGGATATCCCCGATATCCCTCATTCGGAGATGCTTCCTCCCATCCGTCAAGCAGACATCCTTCCGTGGGGAGTGCACGGCTGCCTTCCGTGGGTGAAGAATCTACACATCCTTTGCTTGTGGCCGAGGAGCAA GTACATACCTATGTCAACACTACAGGAGTGCAAGAAGAGCGGAAAAACCGCACAAGTGTGCATGTCCCCTTGGAGGCGAGGATTTCGAATGCTGAAAGCAACACACCAAAAGAAGAACCAAGTCGTGTTGAGGACAGGGACCCTCAGATTCTTCTTGAACCCGAAGGAGTCAAATTTGTCTTAGGACCAACGCCTGTTCAAAAGCAgttaatggaaaaagagaaactggAGCAACTTGGAAGAGACCAAGTCAGCGGAAGTGGTGCCAATAGCACAGAATGGGACACTGGATATGACAGTGACGAGAGAAGAGAGGCGCCCTCTGTTAACAAGCTGgtgtatgaaaatataaatgggtTATCTATCCCTAGTGCCTCAGGGGTCAGGAGAGGTCGTCTGACATCCAGCAGTACCTCAGATACCCAGAATATCAACAACTCAGCTCAGAGAAGAACTGCATTATTAAACTATGAAAATTTACCATCTTTGCCTCCTGTTTGGGAAGCCCGCAAGCTTAGTAGGGATGAAGATGACAATTTAGGACCAAAGACCCCATCTCTAAATGGCTACCATAATAATCTAGATCCAATGCATAACTATGTAAATACAGAGAATGTAACAGTGCCGGCAAGTGCTCACAAAATAGAATATTCGAGGCGTCGGGACTGTACGCCGACAGTCTTTAACTTTGATATCAGACGCCCCAGTTTAGAACACAGGCAGCTCAATTACATACAGGTGGACTTGGAAGGCGGCAGTGACTCTGACAACCCTCAGACTCCAAAAACGCCTACCACTCCCCTTCCGCAAACCCCTACCAGGCGCACAGAGCTGTATGCTGTGATAGACATCGAGAGAACTGCTGCTATGTCAAATTTGCAGAAAGCGTTGCCGCGAGATGATGGTACATCTAGGAAGACTAGACATAATAGTACTGACCTGCCCATGTGA